A genome region from Gemmatimonadota bacterium includes the following:
- a CDS encoding serine/threonine protein kinase → MTLTSTESDSLFLDFQEGLAGRYSIDRELGRGGMGIVYLAREVHLDRLVAIKLLPQRSLPARELRDRFLREARLAAKLTHPNIIPIHAVEESGAFVFYVMAFVEEKPWLSVCARADRCPAREAVRILREAAWALAFAHAQGFVHRDIKPDNILIESATGRALVADFGIAAAIGDAIDERIVGTPEFMSPEQVLGGPLDARSDLYALGATAFFALSGRLPFEGANPTEVLARQVSQPPRPLASLGVAVPRKLAALVDRCLAKDPALRPSSAQALGEQLNVAIEPRRELPVALRAFVRRQARLDGGGTLVTGALLLPASVYASATLGGSWGVWTLVAGAMLLPITYLSAAARRLAKLGFAHQDLQPAFAAELERSREELQIANAGARATPAERLLAGVASVAALTFALAWAPPLLGGGVGATAMGHTIFLSFATSVLAGLGWLALVQRRRDVDTAFWSKVWTGPVGKALFGLGRRTLGRAAPANAVTHRATELSLGLAGGELFESLPRATRDALGDVPRVLQRLQEDAQALRTKHNAVARVLDEAGEAAAGQGYAEVRAHRDALHARLGDVVSAMETIRLQLLRRPRRAVTTQR, encoded by the coding sequence ATGACACTAACATCAACTGAGAGCGATTCGCTCTTTCTCGACTTCCAGGAAGGGCTCGCCGGTCGTTACTCGATCGACCGCGAGCTCGGGCGCGGCGGGATGGGGATCGTCTACCTCGCCCGCGAGGTCCACCTTGACCGCCTGGTGGCGATTAAGCTCCTCCCCCAGCGCTCGCTGCCCGCGCGGGAGCTACGCGACCGCTTCCTGCGAGAGGCACGACTCGCCGCCAAGCTCACGCACCCCAACATCATCCCCATCCATGCGGTGGAGGAATCCGGAGCGTTCGTCTTCTACGTGATGGCGTTCGTGGAGGAGAAACCCTGGCTGAGCGTGTGCGCACGCGCGGACCGGTGTCCAGCGCGGGAGGCGGTACGGATCCTCCGCGAAGCAGCTTGGGCTCTCGCCTTCGCCCATGCGCAAGGCTTCGTGCACCGCGACATCAAGCCCGACAACATCCTCATCGAGTCGGCCACGGGACGTGCCCTCGTGGCGGACTTCGGGATCGCCGCCGCGATCGGCGACGCCATCGACGAGCGGATTGTTGGGACACCGGAGTTCATGAGCCCGGAACAGGTCCTCGGCGGCCCCCTCGATGCGCGAAGCGACCTCTATGCCCTGGGGGCCACCGCGTTCTTCGCCCTCTCGGGAAGGCTCCCGTTCGAGGGGGCGAATCCCACCGAGGTCCTCGCGCGGCAGGTGAGCCAACCCCCACGCCCGCTGGCATCCCTGGGGGTCGCCGTGCCCCGCAAGCTCGCGGCGCTGGTGGATCGTTGCCTCGCCAAGGATCCAGCGCTGCGCCCGTCGAGTGCGCAGGCTCTGGGGGAACAGTTGAACGTCGCCATCGAGCCACGACGCGAACTCCCGGTCGCGTTGCGTGCCTTTGTGCGCCGACAGGCCCGACTGGACGGTGGCGGAACCCTCGTGACCGGGGCCCTGCTCCTGCCGGCGTCGGTATACGCGTCGGCGACGCTCGGCGGGTCCTGGGGGGTCTGGACACTCGTCGCGGGTGCGATGCTCCTCCCCATTACCTACCTCTCAGCAGCAGCGCGGCGACTCGCGAAACTCGGCTTTGCGCACCAGGATCTCCAACCCGCCTTTGCCGCCGAGCTGGAGCGTTCACGCGAGGAGCTGCAGATCGCGAATGCCGGTGCACGGGCGACACCCGCGGAGCGACTGCTCGCCGGCGTGGCGTCTGTCGCGGCCCTCACATTCGCCCTCGCGTGGGCTCCGCCGCTCCTCGGCGGCGGGGTGGGCGCGACAGCGATGGGACATACCATCTTCCTCAGCTTCGCCACGAGCGTCCTGGCGGGGCTGGGTTGGCTTGCCCTTGTGCAGCGCCGCCGCGATGTGGACACGGCTTTCTGGTCCAAGGTGTGGACGGGGCCAGTGGGAAAGGCACTCTTCGGTCTGGGTCGTCGGACACTGGGACGAGCCGCGCCGGCCAACGCGGTGACGCATCGGGCGACCGAGCTGTCGCTCGGCCTGGCCGGAGGCGAACTCTTTGAGAGTCTCCCCAGGGCGACACGGGACGCCCTGGGTGATGTGCCACGTGTGTTGCAGCGTCTGCAGGAGGATGCTCAGGCGCTGCGAACGAAGCACAACGCAGTCGCCCGAGTGCTGGATGAAGCCGGCGAGGCAGCGGCTGGCCAAGGCTACGCGGAGGTCAGGGCCCACCGGGACGCCTTGCACGCGCGGCTCGGCGACGTCGTGAGCGCGATGGAAACGATCCGCCTGCAGTTGCTGCGGCGGCCCCGCCGGGCCGTCACCACCCAGCGGTGA
- a CDS encoding DUF885 family protein, whose protein sequence is MEASSTRGVQDGHLAFDLDGPGKQRFTTRGNWPGCQRRDIFGEPPTEASGDAPMRGACLHAGPMPTSGSLTFLDALARRSLPLGMRLRLLSALLALAAPHVRGGAQAPPAPPRLAALVSDAAGVRVTTRSAREYAAASAAYRDLLTRLRALDRGSLGRDDQVDYDLLDAYLRTRAFEIDSLRVHEVVPASYLALGATDRLFLRPGAISDAGVLDALAELRQFPAVLAHARANLKVPARTWTENAIAQARYARLLLDEYVPRAAVDDPALKRDLIGAAQEASRATEEFRLWMERDLLPRSTRPPTWKPSDIEFYRSSGGWTATAWTRCCASPSARRCS, encoded by the coding sequence ATGGAAGCCAGTTCGACGCGGGGCGTGCAGGACGGGCACCTCGCCTTCGATCTCGATGGCCCGGGCAAGCAGCGCTTCACCACGCGCGGCAACTGGCCGGGGTGCCAGCGCCGAGACATCTTCGGCGAGCCCCCGACCGAAGCCAGCGGCGACGCACCGATGCGCGGCGCATGCCTCCATGCGGGTCCCATGCCGACGTCTGGTTCCCTCACGTTTCTCGACGCTCTGGCGCGACGCTCACTCCCGCTTGGTATGCGCCTTCGCCTTCTCTCCGCCCTCCTGGCCCTCGCCGCCCCTCACGTGCGTGGCGGCGCGCAGGCCCCTCCGGCGCCGCCGCGCCTCGCCGCCCTGGTATCCGACGCGGCCGGCGTTCGGGTCACCACCCGATCGGCGCGCGAGTACGCCGCTGCGAGTGCCGCCTATCGCGACCTGCTCACGCGCCTGCGCGCGCTGGACCGCGGCTCGTTAGGGCGCGACGATCAGGTCGACTACGACCTGCTCGACGCTTACCTGCGCACCCGCGCCTTCGAGATCGACTCGCTCAGGGTGCACGAAGTCGTCCCGGCGAGTTATCTCGCCCTGGGCGCCACCGACCGTCTCTTCCTGCGTCCGGGGGCCATCAGTGACGCCGGGGTGTTGGACGCGCTCGCGGAACTGCGCCAGTTTCCCGCGGTGCTCGCGCATGCGCGCGCCAACCTGAAGGTGCCGGCGCGAACGTGGACCGAGAACGCGATCGCGCAGGCGCGCTACGCCCGCCTCCTCCTCGACGAGTACGTTCCGCGGGCGGCCGTGGATGACCCGGCGCTCAAGCGCGACCTCATCGGAGCGGCGCAGGAGGCATCGCGCGCCACCGAGGAGTTCCGCCTCTGGATGGAGCGCGATCTGCTGCCGCGCTCCACGCGCCCTCCCACATGGAAGCCGAGCGACATCGAGTTCTACCGCAGTTCAGGCGGCTGGACGGCTACGGCGTGGACGAGATGCTGCGCATCGCCGAGCGCGAGGCGGTGCAGCTGA
- a CDS encoding DUF885 family protein translates to MGAQYGPTVAGRLSGYYVLTPLEPWLTEAEQASRLRSYNPYWTHVISYHEWLGHTAQRAAAAQHVTRPMRRLFQSGYFSQSWSFYLERLLEDEGYYDVLPYMERLKTKMARRQMRMWRVQRILTKLKMAKGEMSFEQAVKAYIDHIGMEPTNAFLEVQRDSQNATPPGREIIGELVILQLRDEYKRRMGVHYSLRRFNDQLLAYGDLPFKQIRRLMFE, encoded by the coding sequence TTGGGGGCGCAGTACGGACCCACGGTGGCCGGGCGCTTGTCCGGATACTACGTCCTCACCCCGCTGGAGCCGTGGCTCACCGAGGCGGAGCAGGCGAGCCGCCTCCGCAGCTACAACCCGTACTGGACGCACGTGATCTCGTATCATGAGTGGCTGGGCCACACCGCCCAACGCGCCGCCGCCGCGCAGCATGTGACCCGTCCCATGCGCCGCCTCTTCCAGAGCGGCTACTTCTCGCAGTCGTGGTCGTTCTACCTGGAGCGGTTGCTGGAGGACGAGGGATACTACGACGTCCTCCCCTACATGGAGCGCCTCAAGACCAAGATGGCACGCCGCCAAATGCGCATGTGGCGGGTGCAGCGCATCCTCACCAAGCTCAAGATGGCGAAGGGTGAGATGTCGTTCGAGCAGGCGGTGAAGGCCTACATCGATCACATCGGGATGGAGCCGACCAACGCCTTCCTCGAGGTGCAGCGCGACTCCCAGAACGCCACGCCCCCCGGGCGCGAGATCATCGGCGAGTTGGTCATCCTGCAGCTACGCGACGAGTACAAACGCCGCATGGGGGTGCACTATTCGCTCCGGCGATTCAACGACCAGCTGCTCGCGTACGGCGACCTGCCGTTCAAGCAGATTCGGCGGCTGATGTTCGAGTAG